From one Mustela nigripes isolate SB6536 chromosome 16, MUSNIG.SB6536, whole genome shotgun sequence genomic stretch:
- the LOC132003274 gene encoding LOW QUALITY PROTEIN: collagen alpha-1(I) chain (The sequence of the model RefSeq protein was modified relative to this genomic sequence to represent the inferred CDS: inserted 1 base in 1 codon), producing MSGAAGRCVGPSRLGRGRGRPWGRRCAAGTPRGRGAGRRPPPAAWETRCVSADRLRDWRRPRGRRGEARAAGANEPAAGGTPGAAGPAEAAGDPGAVWVDGAVGEPQVVGPIGSVWVTGAGREEEGALDDSPRGCERKGRPGSAGHESILELWLKVRAMRAASGRGEGSRVELHPVPVGEGPLERGVPGRASWVETSRAGLTGPWVKGQARAAPGTPGGSAAVGLGVSCAMASGSCGQGQAMGLLPGSVPVALGTSSGIIPYLLRRGQALGVPGAMGWPEAVQRVVGCGAALDLWDRGQRAQVPGALAREAVCGDTVGLWGRGQAARMPDAVGAHRGVEEEAASGGALGMWQRRQTVEEMGSGGVSGIWGVGQPVGVPCAMEEETRCEGDPGFRERGQGVWVETGSGGDPGPWAAAQTVEVSGLDEQEVGPGGAPGLWGIGPGMGVPPTLGKETGFGNVPGLWGTEQPVGVSQAVVGPPGTLGEQENYGGVPGPWGRQQALGVPLADAVPGTVGEDTGSGNVVSLWERRPAVGEQEALVPTASGVPGPADQEAGCGDDPCLCRRRQVVGWPDLQGMPEAVVLPKHRCALAGLPPVVGMAGPGRGPARVPAAVWVSGPAWQEGSSGEVLNLWERVQSVTVPVAAGVPAAPEELWCLREDAGSVGFPGLWGRRQAIGVPEAPGLGEETGPGCVPRFWGRRPSTRVPGTTEEPTAARVSGPLGMETGLPGRRQTAEVSTAGGVPMVPSTPRPVLEESTARSVASLWGERETAGGSVDAWAPTRMGVPSTARMPVPTGESLGPGGPSGLLGGRRAAEMPTAAGPSMAVGTCGPMMADSCSGDFSGMWGRRPVTDAPTAARAAGAADGATGSDGVSGPWRRRPTGPATEAVRVPLSSGVLAAIGVPVTGRAPAAVWVTGCTGEETAAAASGLLAPRRQSMEGALGEEAGGRNVELARGSQVAEVSHTPGCGIRLWSCPRPGGGEADHESLCSASGTRTAVGVPDAVGVSLVSRPETGVGCFRVPLQQSGGAXARGVSGGRGSPLGEHLVGEDRLRGAFQ from the exons ATGAGCGGGGCGGCGGGCCGCTGCGTGGGGCCCAGCCGGCtggggcgcgggcgcgggcgtcCGTGGGGGAGGAGGTGCGCCGCGGGGACCCCCCGAGGTCGGGGAGCCGGGCGCCGGCCGCCCCCCGCGGCCTGGGAGACGCGCTGCGTGAGCGCCGACCGCTTGCGGGACTGGCGGCGGCCGCGGGGGAGGAGAGGCGAGGCCCGGGCCGCGGGCGCCAACGAGCCGGCGGCTGGCGGGACCCCTGGGGCTGCGGGCCCAGCCGAGGCGGCTGGGGACCCTGGGGCCGTGTGGGTGGACGGGGCCGTGGGGGAGCCCCAGGTGGTGGGGCCCATCGGGTCAGTGTGGGTGACCGGCGCCGGGCGGGAGGAGGAGGGCGCGCTTGACGACAGCCCCCGGGGCTGTGAGCGGAAAGGCCGCCCTGGCTCCGCGGGGCACGAGAGCATCCTGGAGCTGTGGCTGAAGGTGCGAGCCATGAGGGCAGCCTCCGGccgtggggagggaagcagggtggAGCTCCACCCGGTGCCTGTGGGAGAGGGCCCCCTCGAAAGGGGTGTCCCTGGCCGGGCTTCCTGGGTAGAGACAAGCCGGGCTGGCCTCACAGGCCCCTGGGTGAAAGGACAGGCCAGGGCAGCCCCCGGGACCCCAGGAGGATCTGCAGCTGTGGGGCTAGGGGTATCTTGTGCAATGGCCTCTGGCTCGTGTGGGCAGGGACAGGCCATGGGCCTGCTTCCCGGGAGTGTGCCTGTGGCCCTGGGGACAAGTTCCGGGATTATCCCGTACCTGTTGAGGAGAGGACAggctttgggggtgcctggagcCATGGGGTGGCCTGAGGCCGTGCAGAGAGTGGTGGGCTGTGGGGCTGCTCTGGATCTGTGGGATAGGGGGCAGCGGGCGCAGGTGCCGGGGGCACTGGCCCGAGAGGCAGTCTGTGGGGACACCGTGGGCctgtggggaaggggacaggctGCGAGGATGCCTGATGCTGTGGGGGCACACAGAGGcgtggaggaggaagcagcttctGGGGGTGCCCTGGGCATGTGGCAGAGGAGGCAGACTGTGGAGGAGATGGGCTCTGGGGGTGTCTCTGGCATATGGGGTGTTGGACAGCCTGTTGGCGTGCCTTGTGCAATGGAAGAGGAAACCAGATGTGAAGGTGACCCAGGATTCAGGGAAAGGGGACAAGGCGTGTGGGTAGAGACCGGGTCTGGAGGTGACCCAGGGCCATGGGCAGCTGCACAGACCGTAGAGGTTAGTGGCCTCGATGAGCAGGAGGTAGGCCCTGGGGGTGCTCCAGGCCTGTGGGGTATAGGGCCGGGAATGGGGGTACCTCCGactctggggaaggagacaggctTTGGGAATGTCCCGGGTCTCTGGGGGACCGAGCAGCCTGTAGGGGTGTCGCAGGCTGTGGTGGGACCACCAGGAACCCTGGGAGAACAGGAGAACTATGGAGGTGTCCCTGGCCCGtgggggaggcagcaggctcTGGGGGTGCCTCTGGCCGACGCAGTGCCCGGGACCGTTGGGGAGGATACAGGGTCCGGGAACGTCGTGAGCCTGTGGGAGAGGAGGCCGGCTGTGGGGGAGCAAGAGGCGCTGGTGCCTACAGCTTCAGGGGTTCCTGGGCCCGCGGATCAGGAGGCCGGCTGTGGCGACGACCCCTGTCTGTGCAGAAGGAGACAGGTTGTGGGGTGGCCTGACCTGCAGGGGATGCCTGAGGCTGTGGTTTTGCCCAAGCACAGGTGCGCCCTGGCAGGGCTGCCCCCAGTGGTGGGTATGGCTGGGCCTGGAAGGGGCCCTGCCAGGGTGCCTGCCGCTGTGTGGGTGTCTGGCCCTGCGTGGCAGGAAGGCAGCTCCGGAGAGGTCTTAAACCTGTGGGAGAGGGTTCAGAGTGTCACAGTGCCTGTGGCAGCAGGGGTCCCTGCGGCTCCTGAGGAGCTGTGGTGTCTGCGGGAGGACGCTGGCTCTGTGGGTTTCCCTGGGTTGTGGGGAAGGAGACAGGCTATCGGGGTTCCTGAAGCACCTGGGCTCGGGGAGGAGACAGGCCCCGGGTGTGTCCCGAGATTTTGGGGAAGGAGACCGAGTACCAGAGTGCCTGGGACTACTGAGGAGCCCACAGCTGCCAGGGTGTCCGGTCCTCTGGGGATGGAGACCGGCTTGCCAGGAAGGAGGCAGACTGCAGAGGTGTCCACAGCTGGTGGGGTGCCCATGGTCCCCAGCACACCTAGGCCTGTCCTGGAGGAGTCCACTGCCAGAAGTGTTGCAAGcctgtggggggagagggagacagcgGGAGGATCTGTGGACGCCTGGGCTCCCACAAGGATGGGGGTGCCCAGCACCGCCAGGATGCCCGTGCCCACGGGGGAAAGTCTGGGCCCTGGCGGCCCCTCAGGCTTGTTGGGAGGGAGACGGGCTGCTGAGATGCCCACAGCTGCTGGCCCTTCCATGGCTGTGGGCACCTGTGGACCAATGATGGCTGATTCCTGCTCTGGGGACTTCTCAGGTATGTGGGGACGGAGACCGGTGACGGACGCGCCCACTGCTGCCAGGGCTGCAGGAGCTGCTGATGGGGCGACTGGCTCCGATGGGGTCTCAGGCCCATGGAGGAGGAGACCCACTGGACCAGCCACTGAGGCTGTGCGGGTGCCTTTGTCTTCGGGGGTGCTCGCAGCTATAGGGGTTCCTGTGACGGGACGCGCACCTGCCGCGGTTTGGGTGACAGGGTGTACGGGAGAAGAAACAGCTGCGGCTGCCTCGGGCCTCCTGGCGCCGAGGAGACAGTCCATGGAGGGAGctttgggggaggaggcaggaggccgAAATGTGGAGCTGGCCCGGGGGAGCCAGGTGGCGGAGGTGTCTCACACCCCTGGCTGTGGGATCAGGTTGTGGAGCTGCCCGAGGCCTGGTGGGGGAGAGGCCGACCACGAGAGCTTGTGCTCCGCATCCGGGACCAGAACTGCCGTGGGGGTGCCTGACGCGGTGGGGGTATCCCTAGTTTCAAGGCCGGAAACAGGCGTCGGCTGTTTCAGGGTTCCCCTGCAGCAGAGTGGGGGGG AGGCCAGAGGAGTatctggagggagggggagccctCTGGGAGAGCACCTTGTGGGGGAGGACCGGTTGAGGGGGGCCTTCCAGTAG
- the TXNDC17 gene encoding thioredoxin domain-containing protein 17 — protein sequence MAGCEELSVRGFEEFSRAVERHRDKTIFAYFTGSKDAGGQSWCPDCVQAEPVVREGLKHMSEGCVFIYCQVGEKPYWKDPNNDFRKNLKVTAVPTLLKYGTPQKLVESECLQANLVEMLFSED from the exons ATGGCTGGCTGCGAGGAGCTGAGCGTGCGCGGCTTCGAGGAGTTCAGCCGGGCAGTGGAGCGGCACCGCGACAAGACCATCTTCGCCTACTTCACCGGCTCCAAGGACGCGGGCGGGCAGAGCTGGTGCCCCGACTGCGTGCAGG CTGAACCGGTCGTTCGAGAGGGGCTGAAGCACATGAGTGAGGGCTGTGTGTTCATCTACTGCCAGGTGGGAGAGAAACCCTA ttGGAAAGATCCAAATAATGACTTCAGAAAAAATCTGAAAGTGACGGCAGTGCCTACACTACTTAAATACGGAACA CCCCAAAAACTGGTGGAATCTGAGTGTCTTCAGGCCAACCTCGTGGAGATGTTGTTCTCCGAAGATTAA
- the MED31 gene encoding mediator of RNA polymerase II transcription subunit 31: MAAAVAMETDDAGNRLRFQLELEFVQCLANPNYLNFLAQRGYFKDKAFVNYLKYLLYWKEPEYAKYLKYPQCLHMLELLQYEHFRKELVNAQCAKFIDEQQILHWQHYSRKRMRLQQALAEQQQQNSAAGK, translated from the exons ATGGCCGCGGCCGTCGCTATGGAGACGG ACGACGCCGGGAACCGACTTCGCTTTCAGCTGGAGCTGGAGTTCGTGCAGTGCTTAGCTAACCCCAACTACCTGAACT TTCTGGCCCAAAGAGGTTACTTCAAAGACAAAGCTTTTGTTAACTATCTTAAGTACTTGCTTTACTGGAAAGAACCAGAATATGCCAAGTATCTAAA GTACCCTCAGTGTCTGCACATGTTGGAGCTGCTCCAGTACGAGCACTTCCGCAAGGAGCTGGTGAATGCGCAGTGCGCCAAGTTCATCGACGAGCAGCAGATCCTGCACTGGCAGCACTACTCCCGGAAGCGCATGCGTCTACAGCAGGCCCTGGCTGAGCAGCAGCAACAGAACAGCGCTGCGGGCAAGTGA